The segment TCGTGTAATTAAAGGACTGTCTTTTTCCATCATTTTTTCATACCATCAATAGAATATTTACCTGCACCAGCTAAGAACATCACCACAAAAGCAACGAGGTACAATATGGCCTTTTCTTTGGTTCCTAAATCATCTTTAGCATGTACAATAAATGCAGCGACTATCATAGTAATGGCTGCGGGAATGGCCGCTAATTTGGTTTTGTAACCGATAATGAGAAGTAGAGGAGCAATAACTTCTCCCACTAAGCATAAAATTAAAGAAGCTGTAGTTCCCACACCAATCGGATCTCCAAATTGTGAAGGATCTGAAAGCATACTAATCTTTGGGATTCCATGCGTTAACATAAAGCCGCCAAATCCGACTCGTAAGAACAATAAGGCTAAACCTGTATAATTTGTTTTCATTATATAATATATTAGTTAGTTACCCTTTAAAAGATTGACACTAACAGTTGCTAGGTCATTATTTGGAAATTTAGAAAAATAATTCGGATCAGGATGTAAACCTGCTTCTTGTGCTAATTTATTAAAAACATCAACCTCTAAGATGTATTGATCGCTATACCCATGCGTTGCATCATATGCTGTCGCTGCAGTTTTTCCAAGGTTTTGAGCCACAATTTTAGGGTCAACGGTATGTAGCTCTATCATGAGTAAACCGAAACGTTCAACATAAGGTTTCCATTTTTTGAGATGCTCTAATAAGGAGTGCTCAACAGTATTATTGCTTAAGCGTTTGCCAGAACTAGCATAAGCTCCTGTTGAATCACTGATATGATTTGTTGCGGTTTGTGGTGCTTCCCAAATTCGGTTATGATCTAAAAAGGTGCGCACGTTGAGCAAGTCTTTAAGTTCAATATTATAATCTTCTTTAAGGTCTTTGGCTAAAATATCGGGACGACCAATATCACCCCAAATAACTTTGGCCCATATATCAGCTTTTATTAAATTGGCACGTGTGACTTTAAGTGCTGCTTGATTAAAATCGGCTCCTACTAACAGCAAAGGGTGTTCATCTAACATTTTGCCCCGACGTGTTTGATATTCAATGACGTCAAATATATGTTGAATAAAAGCACCATTACCACATCCCATATCTAATATGCCTTTAGGTTGTTGCTCAATAGGCTTATTAAATAATTTAATAATCACTTCATCGATTACTTTGAAATAAGTGGAATGTGCGCCACCGCTTCCCCAAACATTCATTTCACGATGCACATGTTTTTCCGTTTCATCTGCGGACTCAGTTTTTAAAATTTTTGCATTTCCGAAGATCAATTCCTCTAATTGAATAAAGGTTGGTAAATA is part of the Formosa sp. Hel1_31_208 genome and harbors:
- a CDS encoding DoxX family protein, with the protein product MKTNYTGLALLFLRVGFGGFMLTHGIPKISMLSDPSQFGDPIGVGTTASLILCLVGEVIAPLLLIIGYKTKLAAIPAAITMIVAAFIVHAKDDLGTKEKAILYLVAFVVMFLAGAGKYSIDGMKK
- a CDS encoding class I SAM-dependent methyltransferase, with the translated sequence MHSKQDKQRLRGNIFRHLDGIATATSAYALYKKGVLDYLLEQKKADLTVLSSKFIANEGYLNIALRVLSSQGWLTQHLDNKSNSVSYEINSRSKTAFELVPLYEEVVNLLKYSVKLAHEPIGIDAFTVLERIFKSYESHYGMDVSNEASVAYQVLKHIEGVVVAPIIVRLGMNGLFHKYFMEASFTAEEYHKNPESFKKILDFFAHLGWFIKKKNTYQFTDDGLFFAKRASAYGVTVSYLPTFIQLEELIFGNAKILKTESADETEKHVHREMNVWGSGGAHSTYFKVIDEVIIKLFNKPIEQQPKGILDMGCGNGAFIQHIFDVIEYQTRRGKMLDEHPLLLVGADFNQAALKVTRANLIKADIWAKVIWGDIGRPDILAKDLKEDYNIELKDLLNVRTFLDHNRIWEAPQTATNHISDSTGAYASSGKRLSNNTVEHSLLEHLKKWKPYVERFGLLMIELHTVDPKIVAQNLGKTAATAYDATHGYSDQYILEVDVFNKLAQEAGLHPDPNYFSKFPNNDLATVSVNLLKGN